The window TATTGAATAAAGGAATTAAAATCAAAAATGCAAAAACAAAAATTTAATAAAACGTTAGTATCGCAGGGATGCTGTAAAGCAAAAAATATCCGCTACGTGAAAGAATTTTTAACTAATTCGGAAGCTTACATATTTCGTCATACGATTGAATACCATAAATACTACAAAGTATCTGCTTTCTACTCCATTGTAATCTACACTGATTCAGAGTATATTAAAAATGCCTTTGATACATTGATAAGAAAATTAATTGCGATTTAGTTTTTATTCTTTAGATAGATAAGTCATACATAAGCCGTACATAAGTCATACATATTTGCACCTAATACCGTCGCTATATAAAACTAAAATGAATGGAAATAAAAAATCCTGCACTTTCGTGCAGGATTCAAAACCATACTTCACAATATCCAACTAAGCACCCGTAGAGGGATTTCGTCCATCTCTCTTTGATCTTCTGAAAACAGCCGTTGATTTTTTCGTTTTAATAGACATTATCAATAGTTAAACAGTTACCTGAAGAAAATTTGTAAAAATTACCATTCACTTCCTGAAAGAACTCAATACCGATACATTGTAATACCGATACATCCACAGTCATTACTGTACCAACCGGTAATGAAGCATCCAATACTTCGCCTGCATACGCTGCATTCAATGGCGAGTATGCTCCGTAAGTTGTACTGCTCAACTCATTCAATTCGGGATTGGTAGGCTCATACGTTCCTGTTGATGCATTAAATGCATAATCTGAAACCACACCGATAGCATTTATGTACCGGAAATGAGTGGCTCCGATTGGTGCATTGATAGAGCTGGCAGGTGTTGCAGCCAAAGTGGTGAAATTACTTGTTAACCGGTCTACAGAATGATTAAGTAAATAAGGAACATAGGAAACACTGGCAAAAGAAATATTTTTATCAAATCCAAAACCATGTAAATACGTGCGCATTTTCTTCATAATTGAAGTTAACCTTCCTGTGCATTGAGGGTCAGTCATTCCGTTCAGTACTTCCGACATTGCAACACGGATTGACTTCCCTGCTTTCGCACAGCCACCAAATTCTGACATATTTTCTCGTGTACGTTGAAACTCTGGTGCTGTTTTAACTTGTGTATCGGTTGGACCGCCAGCCATGCCGGCGAAAAATCCTTCTTGGCCTTTGATTTTAAAATGTCTGATGTCGCCGATGGTACCGACATATTTTAAGGGACCTTTTTGTTTTGCCATGTTTTATAAATTTTTATTGTTTGTAAACAATGATTATCATTGTAAAATTATTTCTTAATTAATTGATTAGCAAATAATTAAAAAAGCAAAGAGATGTATTTTGATGCAAAGAAACCAATTAGAATGCACACACACCATAGAATCAAATTTGTTGTGGATGGTGACGGTGTTATCGTGTATAATATTTTTAACAAAAAAGAAACAGAAATCCGTTTATTGGGAATTGATGCACCGGAAATAAAAGACTGCAAAAAACTAAGACAGGACGAAAGAGAGCTTCATGTTCCTGGTCAATTATTAATAGAGTTAGGTCATTTGTCCAAAAACTATTTGCATAATTTATTACCAAAAGAAACTGATATTACATTCATTACAGAAATAGATAATGAGATAGATCCTATTGGAAGAACTCTTGCCTATGTAATAAATAATGAAGGCATATGTATTAATGAGAAGTTGATTTTGGATGGTTTTGCAAAACCATATACAAAATACTATTGCAGCAAATTAGAAACTTATCAGAAACTGAACTTCAAGGCAATGCACCAAAAGAAAGGACTTTACTCTTTTTTGCACAATTTTTAAAATGTTTACCCTATGTTTACCCCAAAACGAAAAAAGCGACGTAACTCATTGATTTACATCGCTTTTTGTGTGTTAAAAGTGGTCCCGCATGGGCTCGAACCATGGACCCCCTGATTATGAGTCAGGTGCTCTAACCAGCTGAGCTACAAGACCGATGAATCAACGATTCATAAAATTGGAGTGCAAATGTACATTATTAGTTGGAATTTTAAAAACCTGCCACCAATTTTCTAAAAATCGTATATAGTCGCCAGCACGGTCTCTCCCACTGCCTGCAATGTTTGTTTATCGATGATCTTCATATTATCATCGTGCGTATGCCAGTGCTTCGGAAATCCGCTACGGGTCTGGTAGGTCCTGTTGATAATGTCAATCGTCGGAATATTCGTGAGCTGGTTGATGTAGAAATGGTCGTCAATGATCTGGCCGGTCATTTCCTTTACAAAAAAGCGGCCATACCCCAGGGCCCCGGCGTTCTTCCAGACCTGTTTCATGAATGCCGGCGCATATTGCATCGATACACCCTCGTAGGTAAAAGTGGCACCCCCTGCTCCGACCATATCCAGCAGGATGCCGTTCTCCGCCCTGTAATTCGGCACATGCGGATTTTTACACCAGTACTGTGTTCCGAGGCAATAGAAGTCGCCTTGTTTTTGGTCGAGGTCATATTCGGGCTGGCCATAATCCTCCACATCCAGAAAAACCAGATCGACTCCGATTTCCGGATTCTTTTGCTGCAGCTGGCGGGCAATCTCCAGCAAAACGGCAGACCCGCTGGCTCCGTCATCCGCCGCCAGAATAGGCTTTCCCACGGCGCTGTCATCCTGGTCGGCAAAAGGACGTGCATCCCAGTGTGTGCAGATCAGCAACCTTCTTTTCACCGCCGGATTATAAGAGGCAATGACATTGATACAAGGGACAGATTTGCCGTTGTACACCACCACATTGGTTTTCTGCATGATTACACCTGCACCGTATGCTTTTAATTTTTGTTCAAAATAAACCGCACATTTTTGTTGCGCGGATGTTCCCGGAACACGCGGCCCGAATTCGAGCTGTTGCTGTATAAACAGATAGGCTGAGTCGGAAGAAAATGCAGGTTTGACAATTTTGTTTTCTTCAACGTTCTCTGTGGCCTGACTATTCTCCCGATTTTGCTTACAAGCAGAAAAACTGATTATCAGTGTTAGTATTAATCCTCCCCTTAATCCCCTCCAGAGAGGGGGAACAGCAAGTGCAACCCTTTTTCGGAAAACCGATTTTATAGTTTGTCTTGATTTCGGGAACTGCGGACTGCGGACTGCGGACTGCGGACTAATTGACTTCATACGTCGTTCCCTCCTTGCTGTCTTTGATTACAATGCCGGCGTCTTTCAGTGCATCGCGGATTTTGTCGGAAGTCGTCCATTCTTTATTTTCCCGGGATTGCTTGCGGATGTCAATCACCAGCTGCATCACTTTATCCAGGGCATCATTATTGCCTGATACCGAATCGTCCTGAAGGCCGAGCACATCGAACAGGTAGGCATTGTAGGTGGACAGTAACAGGTTAAATGTCTCTTCAGCTATAGTGCTTACTTTCTTACCATCATTATAATAAATATTGATTTGCGAGGCAATCTCATGTAAGGTTGCGACCAGCCTGGGCGCGTTAAAATCATCATCCATCACCTCTTTACATTGAACACATAAGTCTTGAATGAGTTTATCCTGCTGTTCATCCGTCTGTGCGGCGGCGTATTTCAGTTCTTCCAGATATTTGGCGGCATTAAGCATTTTTCTCAGCCCTTTTTCAGCATCCTGCAGGCCTTTGATGGTAATGTCCAGTTCGGAAGAATAGTGCGATTGCATAAACAGGAAACGTACCGTCATGGCCGAATACGGTTTGTCGAGCAGCGGATGATCACCGGTGATAAACTGCATCGGCAGGATGGAATTACCCAGGGATTTGCTCATCTTCTGCCCGTTGAAATTGAGCATGTTGGTATGCATCCAATAGCGCACCGGCTCATTGCCGCAGGCGCCCACGTTCTGTGCTATTTCGCATTCGTGGTGCGGGAATTTCAGGTCCATTCCACCCGCGTGGATGTCGAATTGCTTGCCGAGGTATTTGGTACTCATCACGGAACATTCCAGATGCCAGCCGGGAAAACCGCTGCCCCAAGGGGAGTTCCACTGCATGATATGTTCCGGCGAAGCCTTCTTCCACAACGCGAAATCTATCGGGTTGCGTTTCTCATCCTGCCCGTCCAGATCGCGGTAGCCCGCCACCAGCTCATCGATGTTTCTGCCCGATAACTTTCCGTAGTTATTGCCTTTTGAATTGTAGGCGTTCACATCAAAATACACGCTGCCGTTCGACTCGTAGGCCACGCCGTTGTCTATCAGCTGTTGAGCCATTTCTATCTGCTCCACGATATGACCGGTAGCCGTTGGCTCTATAGTGGGAGGCAAAATATTAAACAGGCGGCATACTTCATGAAAACCTACGGTATATTTCTGCACGATTTCCATTGGCTCCAGCTTCTCCAGTTTCGCCTGATCTTCCATGCGGTTCTTGCCTTCGCCCTGTTCATTGGTCAGGTGGCCGGCATCGGTGATGTTGCGCACATATCGCACTTTATAACCCAGGAATGTCAGGTAGCGATACACCAGATCAAACGAGATGAAGGTACGCGTATTGCCCAGGTGCACATCCGAGTAAACGGTAGGACCGCAGCAATACAATCCGACATAGGGCGGATTGATCGGCTCTAACTTCTCTTTCTGTCGGGAAAGCGTATTGTAAATATGTAAATCAGACATACTGCAAAGGTAGAAATTAGTAGTGAGTAGTAAGCAGAGACGAATGAGATTTTTATCGCTGTAATTTAATCTTTCTTTTTAGGGCATGATTTGCAGCGCTTGCCATGTTTATGTTTTTTGCAACATTTTTTCTTAAAGACACACTCCATCCTACAAGATTTAGATATGTTCATTTCTGAACATATCTGATTTTGTAAAAATGTCCATTTAAGCATATCCAAATATAATGCTCAAACTTAGATTCATTCTAAATAAAATGTTAAATTCATCAGACAGTCTCAAAAATACCTAATCTAGGGTACTTCTGTTATTTCACCCGTTTCGGATTGTCCTTTGCAAAGGCTTCCCAGCCGGAATATTTCTTGCCACCAGTTGGCACACCCCGCATAGAGAAATGATGGCACACCGCTACGGCCAGTCCATCGGTAGCATCCAGCTGTTTGGGCAGCACATCCGTTTTTAAAATATGTCCGAGCATGGCAGCCACCTGCTCCTTGGCGGCATTTCCATTGCCCGTCACGCTCTGTTTTACTTTCTTCGGCGAGTATTCCTGTATCGGAATTTTCTGGGACAATGCCGCTGCAATCGCCATACCCTGCGCCCTGCCGAGTTTTAGCATCGATTGCACATTCTTCCCGAAGAAAGGCGCTTCAATAGCCAGTATATTGGGTTTGTACACCTGTATGATTTCCAGCAGCCGGTCGTAAATGCACTGCAGCCGGTCGTAATGGTCATCAAATTTTTCGGTATGGATGCTGCCGATTGCCAGCAGTTCCATCGTATTCCCGTCGGACAGAACAATTCCATACCCGGTTACCATAGTCCCCGGGTCAACTCCTAAAATGATGTTTTTCTTTGCATTCGGCACGCTGTAAAAATAGCAGTTCGCGGATAGTAATCCGCACCGAGTTATGAATTAATGTGCAAAAAAGCGATTATATTTGACAACTTGGAAATGAAGCGTCTTTTTCAAAACAAACTGCTGAACACGATTATCAAAATCTTGATTTTTGGTGGTTTATTATTAGTCTTATGTCATCAATTGTTCGGCAATGAGAAAATTGATATTGCCTACGCACATTTCCTGCTTAATTTTCATGGAAATTATCTGATACTATTCACTGTAATGCTGTTTATGCTGGCAAACTGGGGAATAGAAAGTGTTAAATGGAAATTACTGATAGAGAAGCTGCATCCTATTTCCTGGCTGGATGCTGTAGAAGGGATTTTATTCGGTGTCACTTTTTCCTTATTTACACCCAGCCGAATAGGAGAATTCGGAGGCAGGGTATTCGCCCTGAATACGGAACGCAAGGAAGCCATTGTATCCACCATTCTGGGTAGTCTGGCACAGATTGTGGTCAATCTCTCCATAGGCGCCCTGGGTTTGCTGTTGTATGCTGTCTTTTTCGAAAATATCGACTCCTATCTCCTTTTCGCGTTTGTATTTATTTATTTGCTGATGGTGGCTGCGGTGCACTTCTGCTTTTACAATCTCGATGTGGTCAGCAATAAATTTTCCAATTTCCCCCTTTTAAAAAAAGCCTACAAATACATTCACATCATTGATTTATACAATAACAAAGATTTCCTGAGGCTGGAAATGTTATCCCTTATACGTTATGGGATTTACTGCCTTCAATTTGTGCTGCTGCTCAAGTTTTTCGGATTCAAAATACCTGCCTCCACTGCCATGGTTCTGGTGGCGGCCATCTTTTTCGTCCAAACCATTAACCCGGTGAATATTGCGTTAATAGACTTCGGATTCAGAGGCAATGTGGCGGCCTATTTCCTGGCGGGATTTACGGATAATCCCATCGCCATTATTGCCACCACGGTTTCTTTATGGTTTATTAACCTGATTATTCCAGCATTAGTAGGTGGTTTATCGGCCTTGCGATTTAAGTTTTTTAATGAGGAATAATCCAAACTTTCGTATCTTTCGACTGTAAATCAACAGAATGTCAAATACAGTAACCTTATCAGACGGCGAATTTTCCGGACAGACCTCCACCAATGAGACCTATATTGCTGACAACGTGAATGGACATCCAAAACAATTAGCACTCCTGTTTTTTACAGAAATGTGGGAACGTTTCTCATTTTACGGCATGCGGGCGTTGCTGGTTTTATTCATGGTACATCAGTTGCATTATGAAGACGCCAAAGCCAACCTGATTTACGGAACCTATACCGCTTTGGTCTACCTGATGCCCTTATTTGGCGGGATTGCGGCAGACAAGTTTATCGGATACCGGAAAGCCATTGTTTTGGGCGGTGCATTGATGGCTGCCGGCCATCTGATACTTGCCATTCCGACGGAATGGTCGTTTTTTGCAGGTATGGCCTTCTTGATTTCCGGAAACGGTTTTTTTAAGCCCAATATTTCTACTATGGTCGGAAGGTTATACCGGCCGGGTGATGCGAGAAGGGATGGTGCATTTTCCATCTTTTATATGGGTGTCAATCTCGGAGCCGCCATCGGCGGATTGATTTGCGGTTACATCGGTCAAAGCATAAACTGGCATTATGGCTTTGGGTTAGCCGGTATCTTTATGATTGTTGGCTTAATAACGTTCCTGATTGGTAAAAAATCCTTAGGAGAAATCGGTCTTACACCCAAAGAGGAAACAGGCAAAGAGGTAGACATGTCCAAACAATTAATGGTATTGGCTGCTTCACTGGCTATTATACCGCTCTTTATCCTGCTGTTCAACAACTACACCGTCATGAGTAAAATCATGTTCCCGGTTTGTATAGTGGCAACCGTGGGTATGGTGTTCATTGCATTTCAACAGGAAAAAGAGGCCAGAGATAAAATGTTAGCCGCAATCGTATTGGTGGCATTTTCTGTGTTGTTCTGGGCATTTTATGAGCAGGGCGGTGGTTCGCTGAATCTGTATACGGAACGAAATGTGAACACCTTCGGGATGCCTGCAGCTGCCATTAACAATTTCATCAATCCATTCTATATCATCCTATTGAGTTTTCCGTTTGCCTGGATGTGGCTGGCATTATCAGAAAGAGATAAAGAACCATCTACACCAATGAAATTCTCCCTGTCATTCTTTCAGTTAGGGCTCGGGTTTTTTCTGTTTGTAGTGGGTGCTAAACTGGCCTTAAATGGACAAGTTGGGTTTTTCTGGTATGCATTGGGTTATCTGTTGCTGACTACCGGTGAATTATGTATTTCACCAATCGGCTTATCGATGATTACCAAATTATCTCCTACCAAATATACCGGTATGATGATGGGATTTTGGTTTCTGGCATCGGCATTGGGACAACACCTTGCGGGCTGGATAGGTACACTCATGGCAATTCCGTCTGAAGGTGGTGCTACTACGGTATCGGCCATTGAGTCCTTGGGAATCTACAGCGGTGTCTTTATGAAAATTTTTTATGTATCCGCTGCCGGCGGATTGGTAATATTGATATTAGTACCAATCTTGAAACGCTGGTCACACGGTGTAAAATAAAAAGAGTTGAACTAAAAATTGGATATTTTCGTTATTTAGGTGTATGAGAGGGAAGTTTTTTACCGTTATCGGAATCGTCTTAATCTTTGGATATTTCATCATGGAATCATTCAAAGACCCTTCTGACCCTACACAAGTGGTGATGATTGGAAATGATACATTAGGTAAAGACTGGGGAGCTCAGGCGGATGCCAGAGACCGGGAGATTGCCCTGCAGAACGGCACATTGGTGGAAGAAGGAGGAGACGCAGAAAACAACGGACCTGCCAATCACATGGAAAACTCCAATGCTTTAATCAGTGAAAAGGAGGACCCTTATTCCAGAAGCAAAGTAAATATGAACGACTATTCCAGCATTCAAAACGGCGATGGAAGAGAGATTATTACGGGTGTCAGCACACCGGAAGAGGGAAACAGTTCTAATAATTATAATTATTTATCCCGAAGACAACTGGAAAGAGGGGAAAGTAAAATGGAAGAACCCAGTATGATTACGAGGGAATGAAGATAATATCATCCTTGCTAATGCTTATTGGTTCTCCTGTCCTTCTTATGTCCCTATCTCCTTTTCTGCAATACCAACTTACTTTCCCGAGAGTACAAGCAGCAGCTGGAAAATATGATTCGCCCCTGAACCAATCATTTAAGGAGAATAACCTGCAGTTTCCGCCCAAACATCTATATCTGAGAGTTTTCAAACAGGAACAGGTGCTGGAAGTTTTCGCCGCTGACAACTCCACCTACCGGCTCATCAAGACATATCCCTTTGCGGCAACATCCGGAAAGCCGGGCCCCAAAAATAAAGAAGGCGACTTACAGATTCCGGAAGGGTTCTATCAGGTTGCTCTCTTCAATCCACTCAGTAAGTTTTTGCTATCCATTAAAATAAACTACCCCAACGAGGCGGATAGCACCCGAAATAAGAACCGGCAAAACTTAGGCGGGGATATCTATATTCACGGGAGCAACAAGACCATCGGATGCATACCGCTGGGTGATGAATCCATTCAGGAATTATACTGGTTGTGTGTTTCTTCGTTCGCCGCACATCCTGTCATTCCCGTTCATATTTTTCCATGCAGGATGGGAACCAAAAATATGGGAAAAATGAAAAACGCGTATCCGGATATTATACCCTTCTGGAAGTCGCTGGAACCCATGTTTCGATTCTTCGAGTCACACAAATTATTGGGTGAAGTGACAGGAACAGACAAGGAGGGGAATTATCTGTTGTCCATTCCCTGGGATTAATTTAATCTCCTATTAATCTAAAATCTTATCCGTTACTGCGTTCGGCTTGGTACTAATGTTTATCTTTGCATCTCAAAATAAGCTTCATGGAATTAGTGAATGGAAAATATGAGATTAATGGTGTGGACGTTTTAGAACTTTGCAAAGAATTCGGGACACCACTGTATGTGTATGATGCAGCTGTCATTGAAAGGCAGTACAACAAGCTCATGAACGCCTTTCCCAACAAGAACATGAAAATCAGTTATGCCTGCAAGGCATTAACGAATATCAGCATCCTGAAGTTTATCAAGAATATGGGTGCCAAACTGGATACGGTCTCCATTCAGGAAGTGCAGTTGGGACTGAAAGCCGGATTTGAACCGAAAGATATCATGTACACACCCAATTGTGTCAACATTGACGAAATCAACAAAGCTGTGGGATTCGGTGTGCAAATCAATATCGATAATATTTCCATACTCGAGCAGTTCGGGCATTTATACAGTGACACCTATCCGGTTTGTGTGCGCATCAATCCGCATATCATGGCTGGCGGCAACAAAAAAATCTCCACAGGGCATATCGACTCCAAATTTGGTATTTCCATTTACCAGCTTCGCCATCTGGAGCGTGTTATCGCCACCAACAATATCAAGGTGAACGGCCTTCACATGCACACCGGTTCTGATATTTTGGATGTGGATGTTTTCCTGCGCGGTGCAGAGATTCTATTTGAAGCAGCGAGAAGTTTTAAAGAATTGGAGTTTTTGGATTTCGGCAGCGGATTTAAAGTGAAATACCACTCCGATGACAATACCACCGACATAGAAGAACTGGGCGAAAAACTGGGCACCCGCTTCAATGATTTTTGTAAAGAATACGGCAAAGACCTGACCATCATGTTCGAGCCGGGTAAGTACCTGGTGAGTGAAAGCGGCTTTTTATTCGTCCGAACCAATGTCATCAAACAAACCACTTCAACCGTCTTTGCCGGCGTAGACTCCGGGCAAAATCACCTGATCCGTCCGATGATGTACGATGCCTATCACCATATCACCAATGTATCCAATCCAAACGGCATACAGCGTATCTACACGGTAGTGGGTTACATCTGTGAAACCGATACATTTGGCTGGGACAGAAAACTGAACGAAGTGCGGGAAGGCGATATCCTGGTGCTGCACAATGCCGGTGCCTATGGTTATTCCATGTCTTCCAATTATAATTCCCGCTACCGCCCTGCGGAAGTATTCATCATCAATGGGGAAGCTAAACTCATCCGCCGAAGGGAAACATTGGATGATTTGCTGGCTACGCAGGTAGAAATTACACTTTAATGACCTTTTTCAGGATTAGCAGACATTAAAATGTTCATTTTGGCACATTTCACCCTGGATTAACGATTTTTAATACTCTATATACCCGATATACTATAAGAATTTATACAAAAATCACTACATTCGTAGTCCATGCCGGAGAAAGCATCCAATATTCATCCCGTGTTCCACCAATTGCTGCAACGCAGCGATAAGGAGCATTTATTGCATCAAAAAGCGCTCTGCATCTGGATGACGGGATTATCCGGTTCCGGAAAAAGTACGATTGCCAAAGGACTGGAAGAAAAATTGCACCAAAACGGCATCCTGACAATGGTGCTGGACGGCGACAATGTACGCAGCGGTATCAATAAAAATCTGGGATTTTCGGAGGAAGACCGTATCGAAAATATCCGCCGCATTGCGGAAGTCACCAAATTGTTTCTAGACTGCGGAATTGTAACGATTAACTGTTTTGTCAGTCCTACACAGGATATCCGTGCATTAGCCAAATCGATCATCGGCGAACAGGATTTTTACGAAGTATATGTGAATGCTTCTTTTGATGAATGCGCCAAACGCGATGTAAAAGGTTTGTATGAAAAAGCATTGAAAGGGGAAATCAAAAACTTTACCGGGCTGGATGCGCCTTTTAAAGCACCGGAACATCCGGCATTGGAAATAAAAACGGCGGAACAAAGTATTGAACAAAGTATTGAAATGATATATCATTTTTTTATTTCACGAATTGTAAATAAATGAAACAAATTAAACTAAGAGAAAGTAAAATATTGTTAGATGCTCATCTATCAATATTTTTTGATATTAGTTTAAATGATCTTAGAAATAGCCTTGAACAGCATAAAGATAAATTTAAACCAGACTCATACTTCTTTTTAACCAATGAAGAGATAAGTAATCTGAGAAAGAATTTAATAATCAATGATTTAGACGATCTAAATGAATCTAACATTGCTTTTAAACCAGATGCTGCAATACAACTATCATTTTATTTAGATACAAAATTAGCAACTTGGTTTAGACAAGAAGTTTTATCTAGTTTTAAAAATTTTGTAGTTGATAACATAAACTATAACATCATTAGACACTTTGATGGAATGGAACAATTAGTTGATCTAATGTTTCTGATTACAGATAGAAAAGAAAATTTTCAGATGGGTTTTAAAATAAATAAAAATCTCAATTCTTAAATCTCAATTCTCAAATTATAATGAACGATTATCACTTAAACCACCTCAAAGAACTCGAATCGGAATCCATCTATGTATTGCGGGAAGTGGCGGCACAGTTTGAAAATCCGTGTATCCTTTTTTCCGGCGGGAAAGATTCCATAGTAGTGGTTCATCTGGCATTGAAAGCATTTTATCCATCCAGTGTTCCCTTCACCTTATTACATGTGGATACCGGACACAATTTTCAGGAAGCACTGGACTACAGAGATCAATTGGTTAGCAAGCATGGCCTGCGCCTGCTCGTGGCGTCTGTGCAGGAAGCCATAGACAAGGGCTTGGTGCGCGAAGAAAAAGGCTATACGGCGAGCAGAAATGCGTTGCAGACGGTTCCGCTTCTGGAGGCGATAGAAAAAAATAAATTTGACTGCGCCATCGGCGGTGCACGACGCGATGAAGAAAAAGCGCGTGCCAAAGAACGCTTCTTTTCCCATCGGGATGAGTTCGGACAATGGGACCCAAAAAATCAGCGGCCGGAACTCTGGAACATCTTCAACGGCAGAAAACATCTGGGCGAACATTTCAGGGTATTCCCGATTTCCAACTGGACGGAAATGGATGTGTGGCAATACATCTATCAGGAGCAGATAGAGATGCCGAGCTTATATTTTTCACACAAACGCAAGGTGTTTGAACGTGACGGGGTTTGGTACGCAGCATCCGAGTTTATCCAAAACAAACCGGATGAAGTGGTCGAAGAACGGATAGTGCGTTTCAGGACGGTAGGTGACATTACCTGTACCGGAGCGGTATTCTCCGAAGCGGCAACCTTGGAAGACATCATTCAGGAAGTGGCGGCATCGCGCACCACTGAACGCGGTACACGCGCAGATGACAAACGAAGCGAAGCAGCCATGGAAGACAGAAAAAAGGCAGGATATTTTTAATCAAATTAACCGTCATTGCGAACAAAGTGAAGCAATCTCATCATTTGGAAAGATTGCTTCCTACCTCGCCAATGACGCCAAA is drawn from Sphingobacteriales bacterium and contains these coding sequences:
- the cysC gene encoding adenylyl-sulfate kinase, which codes for MPEKASNIHPVFHQLLQRSDKEHLLHQKALCIWMTGLSGSGKSTIAKGLEEKLHQNGILTMVLDGDNVRSGINKNLGFSEEDRIENIRRIAEVTKLFLDCGIVTINCFVSPTQDIRALAKSIIGEQDFYEVYVNASFDECAKRDVKGLYEKALKGEIKNFTGLDAPFKAPEHPALEIKTAEQSIEQSIEMIYHFFISRIVNK
- the cysD gene encoding sulfate adenylyltransferase subunit CysD produces the protein MNDYHLNHLKELESESIYVLREVAAQFENPCILFSGGKDSIVVVHLALKAFYPSSVPFTLLHVDTGHNFQEALDYRDQLVSKHGLRLLVASVQEAIDKGLVREEKGYTASRNALQTVPLLEAIEKNKFDCAIGGARRDEEKARAKERFFSHRDEFGQWDPKNQRPELWNIFNGRKHLGEHFRVFPISNWTEMDVWQYIYQEQIEMPSLYFSHKRKVFERDGVWYAASEFIQNKPDEVVEERIVRFRTVGDITCTGAVFSEAATLEDIIQEVAASRTTERGTRADDKRSEAAMEDRKKAGYF